Within bacterium, the genomic segment GCCTGCTGCTGCTGGATGAGCCCTCGATGGGCCTCTCGCCGGTGCTCGTGCGCGAGATCTTCCGGGTGCTCGGCGAGATCAATGCGGCGGGCACGACGGTCCTGCTCGTCGAGCAGAACGCGAACCTCGCGCTGCACGCGGCGCACCGCGCGCACGTGCTCGAGACCGGCGCGATCGTCCGCAGCGGCACCGGCGTCGAGCTGTTGCACGACCCGGCGGTGCGGGCGGCATATCTGGGCGGATGACGGGGGGAGACAACCGGCGCACGGCGGCCCGATTGCTCCGCCTGGCGGCCGGGCCCGCCCTGATCGCGCTGCTCGTGCTGGCCGCGTTCCTCCCGGTCCTGGGCAACGGCTTCGTCTCCTACGACGACGAGGCGGGGATCGTCCGGCACCCGATCGTTTCCCGCGGTCTCTCGCCGCACGCCGTGGCCTGGGCCGCGCGTGCCACGGAGCAGGGGAACTGGATGCCGCTGACCCGCCTCTCGCACCTGGCGGACGTTTCGCTCTTCGGCATGCACCCGGGCGCGCACCATGGCGTGAGCCTGTTGATCCACGTGGCCACGGCCATCCTGCTCTGGGCCTTCCTGCGCCGGGCGACCGGCGCGCCCGGGGCGTCCCTGGCGGTCGCCCTGCTCTTCGCGCTCCACCCGCTGCGGGTCGAGTCGGTGGCCTGGGCGTCCGAGCGCAAGGACGTCCTCGCCGGCCTGTGCTGGATGCTGACGCTGCTGGCATGGACGGGTTACCTGCGCCGGCCGTCGGGCGCGCGCTACCTCGCGGTCGTCGCGGCCCACGCGCTGGGATTGATGTCCAAGGCGTCCGTGGTCACGCTGCCGGTCGTGCTCTTCCTGCTGGACTTCTGGCCGTTCGGCCGGCTGCGACCCCGGGTGCCGACGCCGGGCGCGCGGCCGCTCTCGTCCGCGGGCGCCATCTGGGGGACGGCGCGGCCGTGCGTGCTGGAAAAAGCGCCGCTGCTGGCCATGTCGGCCGCCGCCGCCATCGTCACCTACGTCGCGCAGCGCATGGGGGGGGCGGTGGACGTGGAAGGGATCGCCACGCCTGCCATCCGCGCCGCGTCCGCCGTATCCGCTGTCTGGGGCTATCTGGAGCGGCTGCTCTGGCCCGGGGATCTCTCGGTGCTCACCATGCACGTGGCTGGACACCGACCGCTGGCCGGCGCGATCTGGAGAGGCGCGGTGTTTGCCGCGGCCACCGCGGGAGCCGCGATGGCCTGGCGGAGATGGCCGTACCTGACCGTCGGCTGGCTCTGGTACCCGGTGGCGCTGCTCCCGATGAGCGGTCTGATCCAGGTCGGCGTGCAGGGCATGGCCGACCGCTACACCTACCTCCCGCTCATCGGGCCGGCGCTGGCGCTGGTCTGGAGCCTGCGACCGGCGGCCGCACGCCGTCCCGCGGCCGCCATCGCGGCCGCGGCCGCCGTGTCGCTGCTGCTGGCTGCCGCGACCTGGCGGCAGTGTCTCTATTGGCGGGACTCGGTGGCGCTGTTCGGGCGGGCAGTGGCGCTGAGCCCGGGCAACCTGCTGGCCCGGGCCAACCTGGGCCACGCGCTCACCGCGGCCGGCCGCCTCGCGGAGGCCGATGACCAGTACCGCGCCGTGCTGGAGACCTTTCCCGGCTACCCGCGGCTGCGCTACCTGCTGGCCGAGAACGCGCTGCGCCTCGGCGACCCGCGGACGGCGCTCGGCTGGCTCGACGAGGAGGCGCGCCTTCGTCCCGAGGACCCCGCAGCGCTGGGGGCGATCGCGGATCTGCTGGTGGAGCAGGGCAGGGAGGACGAGGCCGCGGCCATCCTGCGGGAACTGGTCTCGCGCTTCCCGGGCAGCGCCCCGGGCTGGAGCAACCTGGGAGCGCTGCTCGGCCGCGCGGGCCGGTTGGAGGAAGCCGCGGCCGCCTTCACGGAAGCCGCGCGGCTCGATCCGGGGCTCGCCGAGGCCCGCGAGGGTCTCCGCGAGGTCCAGCGGCTGCGCGCCGGCCCCGCGGGTGACGCCGGCAGTTTCTTGACTTCTCCCGGGAAGCAGGCACAATCCCCCCCTTCCCGGGGACGGGCAACGAAACAGACGAGGTGACACGATGGCGGTCGAAGCGAACAAGGTGATCTTCTCGATGGTCCGGGTCAGCCGGTTCCGCGACAAGCGGCCGGTGATCAAGGACATCTCGCTCGGCTTTTACTACGGCGCGAAGATCGGCGTGCTCGGCCTCAACGGGTCGGGCAAGAGCACGCTGCTGAAGATCATCGCCGGCGTGGACAAGGAGTACAACGGCGAGGTCGTGTCGACGCCCGGCATCACCTTCGGTCTGCTCGAGCAGGAGCCGCACCTCAAGCCCGGCACGACCGTGCGCCAGTGTGTCGAGGAAGGCGTGGCCGACACCGTCGCGCTGCTGCACGAGTTCAACGAGATCTCGGCGAAGTTCGCCGAGCCGATGGACGACGATGCGATGAACGCGCTCATCGAGCGCCAGGGCGTCGTCCAGGAGAAGATCGACGCCCGCAACGCCTGGGACCTGGACTCGCAGCTCGAGATGGCGATGGACGCGCTGCGCTGCCCCGAAGGCAGCACCCCCGTGGACACGCTCTCGGGCGGCGAGCGCCGCCGCGTCGCGCTCTGCCGGCTGCTGCTGCAGAAGCCGGACGTGCTGCTGCTCGACGAGCCGACCAACCACCTCGACGCCGAGACCGTCGCCTGGCTCGAGCACCACCTCCAGGCCTACGAGGGCACCGTCATCGCCGTCACGCACGACCGCTACTTTCTCGACAACGTCGCCGGCTGGATCCTCGAGCTGGACCGCGGCGAGGGGATCCCCTGGAAGGGCAACTACTCCTCGTGGCTCGAGCAGAAGGAGCAGCGCCTCGAGAAGGAGGCCAGGGCCGAGACCCAGCGCATGAAGACGCTCCAGCACGAGCTGGAGTGGATCCGCATGAGCCCGAAGGGGCGCCACGCCAAGGGCAAGGCGCGCATCACGGCGTACGAGCAGCTCCTCGGCCAGGAGGCGGAGAAGCGCGTCGACGAGCTGGAGATCTACATCCCCCCCGGCCCGCGGCTCGGCGACCTCGTCATCGAGGCGCAGGGGGTGCGCAAGGCCTTCGGCGAGAACCTGCTCATCGACAACCTGAGCTTCTCGCTGCCGCGCGGCGGCATCGTCGGCGTGATCGGCCCCAACGGCGCCGGCAAGACGACGCTCTTCCGCATGATCACCGGGCAGGAGCAGCCGGACGCGGGGACGATCCGCCTCGGGGACACCGTCAAGCTGGCGTACGTGGACCAGTCGCGCGACATCCTCGACCCCTCGCGCACGCTCTGGGAGGTCATCGCCGACGGCCAGGACACGATCCAGCTCGGCAAGCGCAGCGTGAACGCCCGCGCCTACGCGGCGCGCTTCAACTTCTCCGGCGCCGACCAGCAGAAGCGCGTCAACGAGCTCTCGGGGGGCGAGCGCAACCGGGTGCACCTGGCGCGCATCCTCAAGGCCGGTGCGAACGTGCTGCTGCTCGACGAGCCGACCAACGACCTGGACGTCAACACGCTGCGCGCGCTGGAAGAGGCGCTCGAGAGCTTCGCCGGCTGCGCGGTGGTCATCAGCCACGACCGCTGGTTCCTCGACCGCATCGCGACGCACATGCTCGCCTTCGAAGGCGACAGCCAGGTGGTGTACTTCGACGGCAACTACTCGGAGTACGAGGCGGACCGCAAGAAGCGCCTCGGCGCCGCCGCCGAGACCCCGCACCGCATCAAGTACCGCAAGCTGACGCGCTGACCGCGGCGTGGCCGCGGCGCC encodes:
- the ettA gene encoding energy-dependent translational throttle protein EttA, with the protein product MAVEANKVIFSMVRVSRFRDKRPVIKDISLGFYYGAKIGVLGLNGSGKSTLLKIIAGVDKEYNGEVVSTPGITFGLLEQEPHLKPGTTVRQCVEEGVADTVALLHEFNEISAKFAEPMDDDAMNALIERQGVVQEKIDARNAWDLDSQLEMAMDALRCPEGSTPVDTLSGGERRRVALCRLLLQKPDVLLLDEPTNHLDAETVAWLEHHLQAYEGTVIAVTHDRYFLDNVAGWILELDRGEGIPWKGNYSSWLEQKEQRLEKEARAETQRMKTLQHELEWIRMSPKGRHAKGKARITAYEQLLGQEAEKRVDELEIYIPPGPRLGDLVIEAQGVRKAFGENLLIDNLSFSLPRGGIVGVIGPNGAGKTTLFRMITGQEQPDAGTIRLGDTVKLAYVDQSRDILDPSRTLWEVIADGQDTIQLGKRSVNARAYAARFNFSGADQQKRVNELSGGERNRVHLARILKAGANVLLLDEPTNDLDVNTLRALEEALESFAGCAVVISHDRWFLDRIATHMLAFEGDSQVVYFDGNYSEYEADRKKRLGAAAETPHRIKYRKLTR
- a CDS encoding tetratricopeptide repeat protein; the protein is MLRLAAGPALIALLVLAAFLPVLGNGFVSYDDEAGIVRHPIVSRGLSPHAVAWAARATEQGNWMPLTRLSHLADVSLFGMHPGAHHGVSLLIHVATAILLWAFLRRATGAPGASLAVALLFALHPLRVESVAWASERKDVLAGLCWMLTLLAWTGYLRRPSGARYLAVVAAHALGLMSKASVVTLPVVLFLLDFWPFGRLRPRVPTPGARPLSSAGAIWGTARPCVLEKAPLLAMSAAAAIVTYVAQRMGGAVDVEGIATPAIRAASAVSAVWGYLERLLWPGDLSVLTMHVAGHRPLAGAIWRGAVFAAATAGAAMAWRRWPYLTVGWLWYPVALLPMSGLIQVGVQGMADRYTYLPLIGPALALVWSLRPAAARRPAAAIAAAAAVSLLLAAATWRQCLYWRDSVALFGRAVALSPGNLLARANLGHALTAAGRLAEADDQYRAVLETFPGYPRLRYLLAENALRLGDPRTALGWLDEEARLRPEDPAALGAIADLLVEQGREDEAAAILRELVSRFPGSAPGWSNLGALLGRAGRLEEAAAAFTEAARLDPGLAEAREGLREVQRLRAGPAGDAGSFLTSPGKQAQSPPSRGRATKQTR